Proteins encoded together in one Candidatus Chlorohelix allophototropha window:
- a CDS encoding SUMF1/EgtB/PvdO family nonheme iron enzyme translates to MPEKLPPPPLFRVFVSSPGDVPEERQAVLEVLEWLLNRPVFREKLSFRPVAWDKPGAGVPMDARMTPQEAIDAGLPKPSECDIVVVILWSRMGTPFSYKGVDYLSGTHYELLNALNNPQTYPLIYRRTEKKLFDSDDDEGIAQDKKVKSFFKSDLFYDSATGQIRRGVNKYKSPADFKKQFETDLESTVLKLLERQAAQPLSILSPNLAPETQIIATKKWEGSPFPGLRSFKRTDAPIFFGREAETDALVRKVVESRFVAVVGASGSGKSSLVGAGLLPRLETNAIPGSKDWRVVQFTPGKEPFDALFDGINKSFAPLPKDKQAFVEEITRNPATLGKLLNTALESAKAPEWAEVLLFIDQFEELFTLSQKDTIEPFIQMLSELAEHPSMRVLVTIRHDFVHRAIENPILAELLNKGTFYLSAPNPGALLQMIERPAEMATLEFERGLPSLILRDTGSEAGSLALLAYLLDELYKIAMTRGDNRLTYADYEALGKVEGAIGKRAEQVFEKLPGEEAGKTRLLGQVFRELVTVEEVKGQFAATRQRVRHDCFGAEELALVEAFTQARLLVKDETQVEVAHETLFRSWGRLQKWIEEYQDDLILRRQVQNGAADWVWQGKPEAWRWSQERLLMVYAMQERLKWKPNPLEEDFIEPEQERLLRETNLLRTSHLRRDEIGRRLSVIGDTRRGIGVREDGTPEIAWMAVAPGGKLEIEKESFKVAPFYIGQYQITYAQYEAFVKAADGYQNREWWQGFPKDYQLDEPRTKAWNNPRDTISWYQSVAYGRWLNKRYRGWQFPDVGDSQGKLLVVGENAQIRLPTEWEWQWAAQGGAEAREYPWGEEWREGYANTAEAGLNRAVGVGMYPQGAAKCGALDMSGNLWEWCLNKYGKPSEVVVDGSGDSRVLRGGSFNSNVAIASCVFRVNFNPVNDYDYFGFRVVVSSSMRPSEL, encoded by the coding sequence ATGCCAGAAAAGTTACCACCACCACCTCTTTTCAGAGTGTTCGTATCCTCACCCGGCGATGTGCCAGAAGAACGACAAGCTGTGCTGGAAGTGCTGGAATGGCTGCTGAACCGCCCTGTGTTCCGTGAAAAACTGAGTTTCCGTCCGGTGGCATGGGACAAGCCGGGTGCAGGTGTGCCGATGGATGCCAGAATGACTCCGCAAGAAGCGATTGACGCTGGGCTACCCAAACCCTCTGAATGTGACATTGTGGTGGTGATATTGTGGTCGAGGATGGGTACCCCTTTTAGTTATAAAGGAGTAGATTATCTTTCCGGTACTCATTACGAACTGCTGAACGCGCTGAACAATCCCCAGACCTACCCACTCATCTATCGCCGCACCGAGAAAAAGCTGTTTGATTCTGACGATGATGAAGGTATCGCCCAAGATAAGAAGGTAAAGAGTTTTTTCAAGAGCGACCTGTTCTATGATTCCGCTACCGGACAAATCCGGCGCGGGGTCAACAAATACAAGAGTCCTGCCGACTTCAAGAAACAATTTGAAACCGACCTCGAAAGTACCGTGCTGAAACTGCTGGAACGTCAGGCTGCTCAGCCACTGTCAATTCTATCCCCAAATCTTGCACCTGAAACGCAGATTATAGCCACTAAGAAGTGGGAAGGCTCGCCCTTTCCGGGACTACGTTCCTTCAAGAGAACCGATGCGCCCATCTTCTTCGGGCGAGAAGCGGAAACCGATGCGTTGGTGCGGAAGGTGGTGGAGAGCCGCTTTGTAGCGGTGGTGGGGGCATCTGGGAGTGGGAAATCATCGCTGGTGGGGGCAGGGCTATTGCCACGACTGGAAACGAACGCTATTCCGGGTAGCAAGGACTGGCGGGTGGTGCAGTTCACGCCGGGAAAAGAGCCGTTTGATGCTTTATTCGATGGCATCAACAAGAGCTTTGCGCCCTTGCCCAAGGACAAGCAAGCCTTCGTGGAAGAAATAACCCGCAATCCGGCAACGTTAGGTAAGCTGCTCAATACCGCACTGGAGAGCGCCAAAGCACCGGAATGGGCGGAAGTGCTGCTGTTCATAGACCAATTCGAGGAATTGTTTACGCTGTCACAGAAAGATACGATTGAACCTTTTATTCAGATGCTAAGCGAATTGGCGGAGCATCCCAGCATGCGGGTGTTGGTAACAATAAGGCACGACTTTGTACATCGCGCCATCGAAAATCCCATACTGGCTGAACTGTTGAACAAGGGTACTTTCTACCTGTCTGCGCCAAATCCGGGTGCATTGTTGCAGATGATAGAACGCCCGGCGGAAATGGCGACTCTGGAATTTGAACGAGGACTACCCTCACTGATTTTACGAGACACCGGGAGTGAGGCAGGCTCGCTGGCATTGTTGGCATATCTTTTGGATGAGTTGTACAAGATAGCGATGACGCGAGGGGACAACCGCCTGACCTATGCGGATTACGAGGCGTTAGGAAAGGTAGAAGGGGCAATTGGGAAGAGGGCAGAGCAAGTTTTCGAGAAGCTACCGGGCGAGGAAGCGGGAAAAACACGGTTGTTGGGGCAGGTATTCCGGGAACTGGTGACAGTGGAAGAAGTGAAAGGACAGTTTGCGGCAACGCGGCAGCGGGTACGGCACGACTGTTTTGGGGCAGAGGAATTGGCGCTGGTGGAGGCTTTTACGCAGGCGCGGTTGCTGGTGAAGGACGAAACTCAGGTTGAGGTAGCGCACGAGACTTTGTTCAGGAGTTGGGGGCGGTTGCAGAAATGGATAGAGGAATACCAAGATGACCTGATTCTGAGGCGGCAGGTGCAGAACGGAGCGGCAGACTGGGTGTGGCAGGGCAAACCGGAGGCGTGGCGCTGGTCACAGGAGCGGTTGTTGATGGTATATGCGATGCAGGAACGGTTGAAATGGAAACCTAACCCGCTCGAAGAAGATTTCATTGAGCCTGAGCAGGAGCGATTGCTGCGAGAAACAAATCTGTTGCGAACCAGCCATCTGCGCCGGGATGAGATAGGGCGAAGATTGAGTGTAATCGGGGACACGCGGAGGGGGATAGGAGTGCGAGAAGACGGCACGCCGGAGATAGCGTGGATGGCGGTAGCGCCGGGCGGGAAGCTGGAAATAGAGAAGGAGAGTTTCAAGGTAGCGCCGTTTTACATCGGGCAATACCAGATAACCTATGCCCAGTATGAGGCGTTTGTGAAAGCGGCGGACGGCTACCAGAACCGGGAGTGGTGGCAAGGCTTTCCCAAGGATTACCAGCTGGATGAACCGCGCACCAAAGCGTGGAACAACCCGCGCGATACTATCTCGTGGTATCAGAGCGTAGCATATGGGCGGTGGTTGAATAAGCGGTATAGGGGCTGGCAATTTCCGGATGTGGGCGATTCTCAGGGCAAGCTTTTAGTAGTAGGTGAAAACGCGCAGATACGGCTGCCTACGGAATGGGAATGGCAGTGGGCGGCGCAGGGGGGCGCGGAAGCGCGGGAGTACCCATGGGGCGAGGAGTGGCGAGAAGGCTATGCCAATACCGCAGAGGCGGGGCTGAACCGGGCGGTGGGCGTGGGCATGTACCCGCAAGGGGCGGCGAAATGCGGGGCGTTGGATATGAGCGGAAACTTGTGGGAGTGGTGCTTGAACAAGTATGGGAAGCCTTCGGAAGTGGTGGTGGATGGTAGCGGAGATAGTCGAGTGCTGCGGGGCGGGTCTTTCAACTCCAATGTAGCTATTGCGTCCTGTGTGTTCCGCGTCAACTTCAACCCTGTCAACGATTACGACTATTTTGGTTTTCGGGTGGTGGTGTCGTCCTCTATGCGCCCCTCTGAACTCTGA
- a CDS encoding SUMF1/EgtB/PvdO family nonheme iron enzyme — protein MPENPPLFRVFVSSPGDVPEERQAVLEVVEGLPNRPLLREKVNFRVVAWDKPGAGTAMPANMSPQEAINAGLPKPSECDIVVVILWSRMGTPYKHNDGVDYLSGTHYELLDALSNPQTFTLIYRRDEKKLFEADDDEGIAQYKKVQNFFDSELFKNPAIRQIRRSVKKYASPAKFKKEFETDLEDIVKRLLERPPERPVAPVIKPNEPVITTKKWEGSPFPGLRAFRRADTPIFFGRETETDALVKRVKESRFVAVVGASGSGKSSLVGAGLLPRLAANAISDADTGSKDWLLPDYEQGKGWNGLRFTPGELGNDPFLALAVKLAPLLDEEPHPLAQKLVQSPQEAVKQLLRVLADKPEWAEILLFIDQFEELFAPTQKDSVEPFARMLSALAEQPRLRVVVTIRHDFVHRAVENPLLAELLNQGTFYLSAPTHAALSLMIERPAEIAALEFAPGLRADILHDMGSDAGSLALLAYLLDELYKVADTRHDRCLTYADYNALGGVKGAIGRRAEQTFEKLPGQEEAKKQLLGQVFRELVEVDERGTATRQRAGYDRFGAEEMALVEAFTKARLLVMDKAQVEVAHEELFRSWEQLKKWIEDYRDDLLLRRQVQNGAAEWARRGKPDSWLWLNERLEPVYAMQKRLEWTPEATELAFIEPEQARLLREKDKLTTTHDRRDEIGRRLGVIGDTRQGVGVREDGTPAIVWLPVAPGGEVKIEYKKESFKVEPFYIAQYQVTYAQYRAFVQAPGGYQNPEWWQGFPKKYQPQELRNQSTRLTNYPRDTISWYQSVAFTRWVNSRLRGLELAQPGGGSKPLVVGGNAQIRLPTEWEWQWAAQGGEEERKYPWGGWQEGYANTEGAGLNRVTAVGMYPQGAAKCGALDMSGNLREWCLNKYQKPEEVAVDDSDDSRVVRGGSFGSTLALASCVYRGSSGADSGLSGFGFRVVLCETSSYDALHIPSVLFAE, from the coding sequence ATGCCAGAAAACCCACCTCTTTTCAGAGTATTTGTATCCTCACCCGGAGATGTGCCGGAAGAACGACAGGCTGTACTGGAAGTAGTGGAGGGTCTGCCCAACCGTCCCCTTTTACGTGAAAAGGTGAACTTTCGAGTGGTGGCATGGGACAAGCCAGGAGCTGGTACGGCTATGCCTGCCAATATGTCTCCACAGGAAGCGATTAACGCCGGGCTACCCAAACCCTCTGAATGCGACATTGTGGTGGTAATTCTGTGGTCGCGAATGGGAACGCCTTATAAGCATAACGATGGGGTGGATTACCTCTCCGGCACTCATTACGAACTGCTAGATGCCCTAAGCAACCCCCAGACCTTTACACTAATCTACCGCCGTGACGAGAAAAAGCTATTTGAGGCTGACGATGATGAAGGCATAGCGCAATACAAGAAGGTACAAAACTTCTTCGACAGTGAATTGTTCAAAAATCCCGCCATCAGACAAATTCGGCGCAGCGTGAAAAAATACGCCAGCCCTGCTAAGTTCAAAAAAGAATTTGAGACCGACCTAGAAGACATCGTAAAACGCTTGTTGGAGCGTCCGCCTGAGCGTCCGGTTGCGCCTGTTATAAAGCCGAATGAGCCTGTCATCACCACTAAAAAGTGGGAAGGTTCGCCCTTTCCCGGCTTACGCGCTTTCCGGCGAGCCGATACCCCCATCTTCTTCGGACGTGAGACGGAAACCGATGCACTGGTCAAGCGGGTAAAAGAGAGCCGCTTCGTGGCAGTGGTGGGCGCATCGGGCAGCGGCAAATCATCGTTGGTGGGAGCAGGCTTGTTGCCTCGCTTAGCCGCGAACGCTATCAGTGATGCCGATACCGGAAGTAAGGACTGGTTGCTGCCCGATTATGAGCAGGGCAAGGGTTGGAACGGGTTGCGCTTTACACCCGGAGAGCTGGGCAATGACCCCTTTCTGGCGCTGGCGGTGAAGCTTGCCCCGCTGTTGGACGAAGAGCCTCACCCGTTGGCGCAGAAGTTAGTGCAATCGCCACAGGAAGCTGTAAAGCAGTTGCTACGGGTGCTGGCGGATAAGCCGGAATGGGCGGAGATATTGCTGTTCATTGACCAGTTCGAGGAACTGTTTGCTCCGACACAGAAAGATTCGGTGGAACCCTTTGCCCGGATGTTAAGCGCCTTGGCTGAGCAGCCTCGCTTACGGGTGGTGGTTACAATACGCCATGACTTTGTGCATCGCGCCGTTGAAAACCCCCTGCTGGCGGAGTTACTCAATCAGGGTACATTTTATCTCTCTGCGCCCACCCATGCTGCTTTGTCTCTGATGATTGAGCGTCCGGCGGAAATAGCCGCGCTGGAATTTGCGCCCGGACTACGCGCCGATATATTGCATGATATGGGCAGCGATGCGGGTTCGTTGGCGTTGCTGGCGTACCTGCTGGACGAACTGTATAAGGTTGCAGACACCCGACACGACCGTTGCCTGACTTATGCGGATTACAACGCGCTGGGTGGAGTAAAGGGCGCAATCGGCAGGCGAGCGGAGCAGACTTTCGAGAAGTTGCCGGGCCAGGAAGAAGCCAAAAAGCAGTTGCTGGGTCAGGTCTTCCGGGAACTGGTGGAGGTGGATGAGCGCGGCACTGCCACCCGCCAACGCGCCGGGTATGACCGTTTTGGGGCAGAGGAAATGGCGCTGGTAGAGGCATTTACCAAAGCACGATTGCTGGTAATGGACAAAGCGCAGGTGGAAGTAGCGCACGAAGAGTTGTTCCGAAGCTGGGAGCAGTTGAAAAAATGGATAGAGGATTATCGGGATGATTTGCTACTGCGGCGGCAGGTGCAGAACGGAGCGGCGGAGTGGGCAAGGCGGGGCAAACCCGACTCGTGGTTGTGGCTGAACGAACGGCTAGAGCCAGTGTATGCGATGCAGAAACGGTTGGAGTGGACCCCGGAAGCAACCGAGCTTGCCTTCATCGAGCCGGAACAGGCGCGACTTTTGCGGGAAAAAGACAAGCTGACTACCACACACGACCGCCGAGATGAGATTGGGCGGCGGTTGGGGGTTATAGGCGACACGCGGCAGGGAGTGGGTGTGCGGGAAGATGGCACACCCGCTATAGTGTGGCTGCCCGTTGCGCCGGGTGGGGAAGTGAAAATAGAATACAAAAAAGAAAGTTTCAAGGTAGAACCTTTCTATATTGCTCAATACCAAGTAACCTATGCTCAGTACAGGGCTTTCGTACAAGCACCGGGCGGATATCAGAACCCGGAGTGGTGGCAGGGCTTTCCGAAGAAATACCAGCCTCAAGAGTTACGCAACCAAAGTACCCGCTTGACGAACTACCCACGCGATACTATTTCGTGGTATCAGAGCGTGGCGTTTACGCGCTGGGTGAATAGTCGTCTGCGCGGTCTGGAATTGGCACAACCGGGCGGTGGGAGCAAGCCTTTAGTGGTGGGAGGAAACGCGCAGATACGGCTGCCGACCGAGTGGGAGTGGCAGTGGGCAGCGCAAGGTGGCGAGGAAGAACGCAAATACCCGTGGGGTGGGTGGCAAGAGGGTTACGCTAATACCGAGGGAGCGGGCTTGAACCGAGTAACGGCAGTGGGAATGTATCCGCAGGGAGCGGCGAAATGCGGGGCGTTAGATATGAGCGGGAACTTGCGCGAGTGGTGCTTGAACAAGTACCAGAAGCCGGAGGAAGTGGCGGTGGACGATAGTGACGACTCTCGAGTGGTGCGAGGTGGCTCTTTCGGCAGCACTCTTGCCCTTGCGTCCTGTGTGTACCGCGGTAGCAGCGGCGCGGACAGCGGTCTCAGCGGTTTCGGTTTTCGGGTGGTGTTGTGTGAAACTAGCTCATATGATGCTTTACACATTCCTTCAGTACTATTTGCCGAATAA
- a CDS encoding helix-turn-helix domain-containing protein, which translates to MPFSQKIQAQSDAEDTFEPTSSQSEHFVQIPVNIIANPNITPAALKLYLVLMAYCGAKSCAWPSQARLAEEMHITERRVRDLLKELTDEGLITVAHHTGATNTYYVDKHRVKKQPLRVVQPEIYFRGEEEKCRGDRKYTSADIYDLKHVCEEPLSEIAFSEIEDTQPEYATPLPEVSFPDPTEETSEIRALLAPSGLSESLIQELAVFVTSKNRGVEYVRRIVQASQVSGIHNPPGYIRYMLLNEAEPMPAKESKPVKESLARKSQSKSPTAIDFSKYTTGKYAYLTRARVTETPLLGEDRGQFVPETHGYAPQL; encoded by the coding sequence ATGCCTTTTTCACAGAAAATACAGGCTCAGTCTGACGCTGAGGATACTTTTGAACCGACCTCTTCTCAATCAGAACACTTTGTACAAATTCCGGTCAATATAATTGCGAACCCGAATATCACTCCGGCAGCTCTCAAGCTTTATTTGGTGCTGATGGCTTACTGCGGCGCTAAATCCTGTGCATGGCCCTCTCAGGCTCGTCTGGCGGAGGAAATGCACATCACTGAAAGACGGGTACGCGACCTGTTGAAAGAACTAACAGACGAAGGGCTGATAACGGTGGCACATCACACCGGCGCTACCAACACCTATTACGTGGATAAGCATAGGGTGAAGAAGCAACCACTAAGGGTTGTACAACCGGAAATATATTTCCGGGGTGAGGAAGAAAAATGCCGGGGGGATAGGAAATATACTTCCGCTGATATATATGATTTAAAACATGTGTGTGAAGAGCCACTTTCTGAAATCGCTTTTAGCGAAATCGAAGACACTCAACCAGAGTATGCCACTCCTTTACCGGAAGTTTCGTTTCCTGACCCCACAGAGGAAACGAGTGAGATTAGAGCTTTATTGGCACCCTCCGGTTTGTCAGAAAGCCTTATCCAAGAGTTAGCAGTATTCGTGACCAGCAAGAATCGGGGTGTTGAGTATGTCAGGCGCATAGTACAGGCAAGCCAAGTATCCGGTATCCACAACCCCCCCGGTTATATTCGCTATATGCTGCTGAACGAGGCTGAGCCGATGCCCGCAAAGGAGAGCAAGCCGGTCAAAGAGAGCCTAGCGCGTAAGAGCCAATCTAAGAGTCCAACGGCTATAGATTTTTCCAAGTACACCACCGGCAAATACGCCTACCTGACGAGGGCAAGGGTTACGGAAACGCCGTTGCTAGGAGAGGACAGAGGGCAGTTTGTACCGGAAACGCATGGTTACGCACCACAGCTTTAG
- a CDS encoding AAA family ATPase, whose amino-acid sequence MDKLLTTEQVAERLNVHVNTVLRFIKDGKLPAARVGKEYRIKERVLLAFIGDGPAPHTGALVIAVANQKGGATKTTTSVNLAASLGKEGKKTLLVDLDPQGGCAVSLGLDTSELNLTIYDVLVKRDLDISKIIMETDYRFELAPSNIDLAGAEVELMQILSREGILKRRMESIRNSYDYIIIDCPPSLGILTVNALTAADTVLIPVACEYMALRGLKMLFDTISNVRAATNPNLNITGILATKYDARTLNSREILEYLQALCKRENIRMFEPVVNSSVRFIESPRYAKPLVNMHPELDGAKAYQLVAQEIING is encoded by the coding sequence ATGGATAAGCTTCTCACCACCGAGCAGGTTGCAGAACGTCTTAATGTGCATGTTAACACAGTATTGCGCTTTATAAAAGATGGCAAGCTGCCAGCCGCAAGAGTTGGCAAAGAGTACCGAATTAAAGAAAGGGTCTTATTAGCCTTTATTGGGGACGGTCCAGCGCCACATACCGGTGCTTTGGTGATAGCAGTTGCAAACCAGAAGGGTGGCGCAACCAAAACCACCACATCGGTCAACTTAGCGGCAAGTCTGGGTAAAGAGGGCAAGAAGACGCTATTGGTGGACCTTGACCCGCAAGGTGGCTGTGCCGTCAGTTTAGGGTTGGATACTTCCGAGCTTAACCTGACCATCTACGATGTGCTGGTAAAAAGAGACCTTGATATTTCCAAAATAATAATGGAAACAGACTACCGCTTTGAATTGGCTCCATCTAATATTGACCTAGCCGGAGCGGAAGTAGAGCTTATGCAAATTCTTTCAAGGGAAGGAATCTTAAAGCGTCGGATGGAATCCATTCGGAACAGCTACGATTACATCATTATTGACTGTCCTCCTAGCCTAGGTATTCTAACCGTTAATGCGCTCACCGCTGCCGATACCGTGCTTATTCCAGTAGCTTGTGAATATATGGCGCTACGGGGGCTTAAAATGCTGTTTGACACCATCTCAAACGTCCGGGCAGCTACCAACCCGAACCTGAATATCACCGGCATACTTGCCACTAAATATGATGCCCGCACCCTAAATAGTCGAGAGATACTCGAATACTTACAGGCATTGTGCAAGCGAGAAAACATTCGGATGTTTGAGCCAGTGGTCAATTCATCAGTCCGTTTCATTGAATCACCCAGATATGCCAAGCCATTAGTCAACATGCACCCTGAACTAGATGGCGCGAAAGCTTACCAGTTGGTAGCACAGGAAATAATAAATGGCTAA
- a CDS encoding pentapeptide repeat-containing protein produces the protein MANEEHLSILKQGVETWNKWREEKRDIRPDLRKAILSRASLRKAILSGADLEGSALRNTDLRDADLSGAVLSLADLSGAVLSLADLSGADLRDADLRRASLSYADLSMDTNLSGAILIGAYLGNANLRGADLRDANLSGANLSSANLNFVNLRGANLSGAILSGASLEWANLSGAILSGADLQSCDLVGTNLENATLTGCKIYGVNCWDVKLSGAEQSGLIISKHNEPIITVDGLEVAQFIYLMLNNEKIRDVINTIGKKAVLILGRFNLPERKAVLNALREKLTRLGFLPIVFDFERPTDRDFTETIKTLAGMCRFIIADITNPKSTPLELQALVPDYMIPFAPIIQKGYDEQGRQEKPFAMLADLQNKYRWILDVIEYDTQEKLIANLEKAIIEPAIKKHNELIETKAQRMPVKSIDEFANQDNGL, from the coding sequence ATGGCGAACGAAGAACATCTAAGCATCTTAAAGCAAGGCGTTGAAACTTGGAATAAGTGGAGAGAAGAAAAACGAGATATTCGACCTGACCTGAGAAAGGCTATCCTGAGCAGGGCTAGCCTGAGAAAAGCCATCCTGAGTGGAGCTGACCTAGAAGGGTCTGCCTTGAGAAATACAGACCTCAGAGATGCAGACCTGAGCGGTGCTGTCCTGAGTTTGGCAGACCTGAGCGGTGCTGTCCTGAGTTTGGCAGACCTGAGCGGTGCAGACCTGAGAGATGCAGACCTGCGCAGGGCTAGCCTGAGCTATGCTGACCTGAGCATGGATACAAACCTGAGCGGTGCTATCCTAATTGGTGCTTATTTGGGAAATGCTAACTTGCGCGGGGCTGACCTACGTGATGCTAACTTGAGCGGTGCTAACCTGAGCAGTGCTAACCTGAACTTTGTTAACCTGCGTGGCGCTAACTTGAGCGGTGCTATCCTGAGCGGTGCTAGCTTAGAATGGGCTAACTTGAGCGGTGCTATCCTGAGCGGTGCTGACCTACAGAGTTGTGATTTAGTAGGAACAAATCTAGAAAACGCAACTCTAACTGGATGTAAAATTTATGGTGTAAACTGCTGGGATGTAAAACTTTCAGGTGCAGAACAATCAGGGCTTATTATTAGCAAGCACAACGAGCCAATTATTACTGTTGACGGACTAGAAGTAGCTCAATTCATTTACCTGATGCTCAATAACGAAAAAATCCGCGATGTTATTAACACTATAGGTAAAAAAGCAGTGTTGATACTAGGTAGATTTAATCTGCCTGAGAGAAAAGCTGTGTTAAATGCGCTTCGGGAAAAGCTTACCAGACTTGGTTTTCTACCAATAGTATTCGATTTCGAACGCCCCACCGACAGAGACTTCACTGAGACTATCAAAACTCTGGCGGGAATGTGCCGCTTCATTATCGCGGATATAACCAACCCAAAATCTACGCCTCTTGAGTTACAAGCACTGGTACCGGATTATATGATACCCTTCGCTCCTATCATCCAAAAGGGTTACGATGAGCAAGGCAGACAAGAAAAGCCTTTTGCGATGCTCGCTGACTTACAAAATAAATATCGCTGGATACTAGATGTTATAGAGTACGATACACAGGAAAAGCTCATTGCTAATCTAGAAAAAGCCATCATAGAACCTGCTATCAAGAAACACAATGAGTTAATTGAGACAAAGGCTCAGCGAATGCCAGTGAAAAGTATTGACGAGTTTGCGAATCAGGATAATGGTTTGTAA
- a CDS encoding CopG family transcriptional regulator → MAIAKRPGAGSKVTSKELAEEEFIGGSGKPKKEARAKKVGFMVYFDPEVLERVDAEARRSGLSRSSWVQHTAIKALEE, encoded by the coding sequence ATGGCAATTGCGAAAAGACCGGGAGCTGGCAGCAAAGTTACAAGCAAAGAACTGGCAGAGGAAGAATTTATAGGGGGTTCAGGAAAGCCGAAGAAGGAAGCCAGAGCCAAGAAGGTAGGGTTTATGGTCTATTTCGACCCAGAAGTATTGGAGCGGGTCGACGCTGAGGCGAGGCGTTCTGGTTTGAGCCGTAGTAGTTGGGTACAACATACTGCGATAAAGGCGCTGGAAGAGTAA
- a CDS encoding AAA family ATPase: protein MILTVGNTKGGVGKTTLAVNIAIARALAGSDVLLVDGDEQGTSVAFTELRTEKLGEPGYTAVSLQGGAIRTQVRQLASKYDDIVIDVGGRDTGSIRAALLVTHKLLVPVQPRSFDLWAMYQVAELVKEARELNTDLAALALLNIADSQGRDNEEALEAVREIEGLQMLGVTIGRRKAFPNAAAAGRSVLEQSPKDAKAVEELQAVIRAIYN from the coding sequence ATGATACTGACCGTTGGTAATACCAAAGGTGGGGTAGGTAAAACTACTCTTGCCGTGAATATCGCTATTGCCAGAGCGTTGGCCGGTAGTGATGTGCTGCTGGTGGATGGCGATGAGCAAGGCACTTCCGTAGCTTTCACCGAACTACGCACCGAGAAGCTGGGCGAGCCGGGTTATACCGCAGTGAGCCTTCAAGGGGGAGCTATACGCACCCAAGTGCGCCAGCTTGCCAGCAAATATGACGACATTGTGATTGATGTGGGTGGCAGGGATACCGGTAGTATCCGAGCGGCTCTGCTGGTTACTCACAAGTTGCTAGTACCAGTGCAACCTCGTTCCTTTGATTTGTGGGCAATGTACCAAGTTGCCGAACTGGTGAAGGAAGCCCGTGAATTGAATACCGATTTGGCAGCTCTAGCGCTTTTGAATATTGCCGACTCACAAGGGCGTGATAACGAGGAAGCACTGGAGGCAGTCCGAGAGATTGAAGGGCTGCAAATGCTGGGTGTGACTATTGGCAGGCGCAAGGCTTTCCCAAACGCTGCTGCGGCTGGTCGTTCTGTACTGGAGCAATCTCCAAAGGATGCGAAGGCGGTAGAGGAACTACAGGCTGTTATAAGGGCAATTTACAATTAA
- a CDS encoding AAA family ATPase has translation MILTVGNTKGGVGKSTLAVNLAVARAAAGYDVLLVDGDEQATATIFSDTRAEELGSTGYTVASLRGKALRDQVQKFAPKYDDIIIDVGGRDTGSLRAALTVSDILLIPIRPRSPDLWALDDITPLIEEARLPNPNLRALVVINAADARGKDNKETAKVVQKREAVELLNLTIGNRKVFSDALSYGRAVTEYKPSDTQAIEELQRLIELLYIKENAKV, from the coding sequence ATGATTCTGACCGTTGGCAACACAAAAGGTGGTGTAGGAAAATCCACACTAGCTGTCAATCTTGCTGTAGCGCGTGCCGCTGCTGGCTATGATGTTCTACTGGTAGATGGAGACGAGCAGGCTACAGCAACCATTTTCAGCGATACCCGCGCCGAGGAACTGGGCAGCACTGGTTATACCGTTGCCAGCTTGCGCGGTAAAGCATTGCGCGACCAGGTGCAGAAATTCGCTCCCAAGTATGACGACATCATTATAGATGTGGGAGGACGTGATACCGGCAGCTTACGAGCAGCCCTAACCGTTTCTGATATTCTCCTTATTCCTATCAGACCACGCAGCCCGGATTTATGGGCACTTGATGATATTACTCCGCTAATAGAAGAAGCCCGACTACCTAATCCTAACTTACGTGCCCTCGTTGTTATCAACGCAGCAGACGCACGCGGAAAGGACAACAAGGAAACCGCCAAAGTGGTTCAAAAGCGGGAAGCGGTCGAGTTGCTAAACCTCACCATAGGAAACCGCAAGGTGTTTTCTGATGCTCTCAGTTATGGTCGAGCTGTGACGGAATATAAGCCAAGTGACACCCAAGCCATCGAAGAATTACAACGCCTGATTGAGCTTTTATACATCAAAGAAAATGCAAAGGTTTAA